From Coffea arabica cultivar ET-39 chromosome 2e, Coffea Arabica ET-39 HiFi, whole genome shotgun sequence, the proteins below share one genomic window:
- the LOC140004030 gene encoding metal-nicotianamine transporter YSL1-like isoform X2, producing the protein MTTPIILIKSPMEAMDVEKKTIHHQKEEMIEREDLEELQKAAEVQRRLQPWKKQITVRGVIVSVFIGSIYSIITMKLALTAGINPHLNVSAALLAFIIVRTWTKLVRKVGLVSVPFTPQENTMIQTCAVACYSIALGGGFSSYMLALSKKTYEQTGVTTEGNPPGSYKEPGVGWMTGYLFAVCFIGLFVLIPLRKILIIDYKLTFPSGTATAILINGFHSMDDKMAKKQVRGFTKMFSLSFLWGFFQWFYSGQGLGECGFSKFPTFGLQAQRQTFYFDFSFTYVGTGMICPHVVNLSMLLGSVLSWGIMWPLIKKQKGHWFPEEIPEVSMRSLNGYKVFIPIALLLGDGLYNFIKITCITVSSMYVKFKGRKISSEESNNNDAIDNRTRDEVFIRENIPMWIAACGYISLAVVSAITIPLIFPALKWYYVVVAYICAPALAFCNAYGAGLTDLNMGYNYGKVGLFLIAALVGKEHGVVAGLAGAGLMKSVISVSCVLMQDFKTGHLTSTSPRAMFLSQAIGTATGCVVAPLIFFLFYKAFDVGNPNGEFKAPYGIIYRNMAILGVEGFSALPRYCLDLCYGFFALAVGINIVKDLSPARIGKWMPVPMAVALPFLVGAYVAIDMCIGSLVVFVWHKLNSKKAELMVPAVASGLICGEGLWVLPASILALAKVKPPICMKFLAS; encoded by the exons ATGACAACCCCAATCATTCTTATAAAGAGTCCCATGG AAGCTATGGATGTTGAAAAAAAGACAATTCATCACCAGAAGGAAGAAATGATTGAGAGAGAGGACTTGGAAGAGCTGCAGAAAGCGGCTGAGGTTCAGAGGAGGCTTCAACCATGGAAGAAGCAGATCACTGTCCGAGGTGTCATTGTCAGTGTATTCATAGGGAGCATCTACAGCATCATAACTATGAAGCTAGCCCTCACGGCAGGGATCAATCCACACCTCAATGTCTCTGCTGCTCTTCTTGCATTCATCATTGTTCGTACATGGACAAAGCTGGTTCGAAAGGTTGGACTAGTTTCAGTTCCGTTCACCCCGCAGGAGAACACTATGATACAAACTTGTGCAGTTGCGTGTTACAGCATTGCACTGGGAG GCGGATTTAGTTCTTATATGTTAGCTCTAAGTAAGAAGACGTATGAACAGACAGGAGTAACCACTGAGGGAAATCCTCCAGGCAGCTACAAGGAACCTGGGGTTGGTTGGATGACCGGCTACCTATTTGCAGTTTGTTTCATTGGTCTTTTCGTGTTGATTCCACTCCGAAAG ATCTTGATAATAGACTACAAATTGACCTTTCCAAGTGGCACGGCAACTGCTATTCTGATCAATGGATTTCATTCCATGGATGACAAAATGGCTAA AAAGCAAGTACGAGGTTTCACGAAGATGTTCTCTTTGAGTTTCTTATGGGGATTTTTTCAGTGGTTTTATTCTGGACAAGGACTAGGAGAATGCGGATTCTCAAAGTTTCCTACATTTGGATTGCAAGCTCAGAGGCAAAC attctactttgattttagctttactTATGTGGGAACTGGAATGATCTGTCCCCACGTTGTGAACCTGTCTATGCTTCTTGGCTCAGTGCTCTCATGGGGCATAATGTGGCCACTCATCAAAAAGCAAAAGGGACATTGGTTCCCAGAAGAAATACCAGAAGTCAGTATGAGAAGTCTTAATGGTTATAAg GTGTTCATTCCCATTGCTCTCCTTTTAGGTGATGGGCTATACAATTTCATCAAGATAACTTGTATCACGGTTTCTAGCATGTATGTCAAGTTCAAAGGGAGAAAAATCAGCTCAG AGGAAAGTAACAATAACGATGCCATTGATAATCGGACACGAGATGAGGTCTTCATCAGAGAAAACATTCCAATGTGGATAGCAGCATGTGGGTATATATCCCTGGCAGTCGTTTCAGCAATCACTATTCCCTTAATCTTTCCTGCGCTCAAGTGGTACTATGTTGTCGTAGCATATATATGTGCTCCAGCTTTAGCTTTCTGCAATGCTTATGGAGCTGGTTTGACGGATTTGAACATGGGCTACAATTATGGTAAAGTAGGGCTTTTTCTCATTGCTGCATTGGTTGGAAAAGAACACGGTGTTGTGGCAGGATTAGCTGGGGCAGGTCTCATGAAGTCAGTCATTTCTGTTTCTTGTGTTCTGATGCAAGATTTTAAAACAGGACATCTAACCTCTACGTCCCCTAGAGCAATGTTTCTGAGCCAGGCCATTGGTACAGCTACAGGTTGCGTGGTTGCACCGCTCATCTTCTTCCTGTTCTACAAGGCATTCGACGTTGGAAACCCCAACGGCGAGTTTAAGGCCCCCTATGGTATCATTTACAGAAACATGGCCATTCTTGGAGTTGAAGGTTTTTCAGCATTACCACGATATTGCCTGGATCTCTGTTATGGCTTCTTTGCCTTGGCGGTTGGCATCAATATAGTGAAAGATCTTTCTCCGGCGAGGATCGGAAAATGGATGCCAGTGCCAATGGCTGTGGCACTGCCCTTCTTAGTTGGGGCATACGTCGCAATTGACATGTGCATTGGAAGTTTGGTTGTGTTCGTGTGGCACAAGCTTAACTCCAAGAAAGCAGAGCTGATGGTTCCAGCAGTTGCTTCTGGACTGATATGTGGTGAAGGCCTTTGGGTACTGCCGGCATCAATTCTTGCTTTGGCCAAAGTCAAACCACCAATTTGCATGAAATTCTTGGCTTCTTAG
- the LOC140004030 gene encoding metal-nicotianamine transporter YSL1-like isoform X1 gives MYFGRIYSFDITQRFFWKLKMMNNTLVEAMDVEKKTIHHQKEEMIEREDLEELQKAAEVQRRLQPWKKQITVRGVIVSVFIGSIYSIITMKLALTAGINPHLNVSAALLAFIIVRTWTKLVRKVGLVSVPFTPQENTMIQTCAVACYSIALGGGFSSYMLALSKKTYEQTGVTTEGNPPGSYKEPGVGWMTGYLFAVCFIGLFVLIPLRKILIIDYKLTFPSGTATAILINGFHSMDDKMAKKQVRGFTKMFSLSFLWGFFQWFYSGQGLGECGFSKFPTFGLQAQRQTFYFDFSFTYVGTGMICPHVVNLSMLLGSVLSWGIMWPLIKKQKGHWFPEEIPEVSMRSLNGYKVFIPIALLLGDGLYNFIKITCITVSSMYVKFKGRKISSEESNNNDAIDNRTRDEVFIRENIPMWIAACGYISLAVVSAITIPLIFPALKWYYVVVAYICAPALAFCNAYGAGLTDLNMGYNYGKVGLFLIAALVGKEHGVVAGLAGAGLMKSVISVSCVLMQDFKTGHLTSTSPRAMFLSQAIGTATGCVVAPLIFFLFYKAFDVGNPNGEFKAPYGIIYRNMAILGVEGFSALPRYCLDLCYGFFALAVGINIVKDLSPARIGKWMPVPMAVALPFLVGAYVAIDMCIGSLVVFVWHKLNSKKAELMVPAVASGLICGEGLWVLPASILALAKVKPPICMKFLAS, from the exons ATGTATTTTGGCAGGATTTACTCCTTTGACATTACACAGAGGTTTTTCTGGAAACTAAAGATGATGAACAATACTCTTGTAGAAGCTATGGATGTTGAAAAAAAGACAATTCATCACCAGAAGGAAGAAATGATTGAGAGAGAGGACTTGGAAGAGCTGCAGAAAGCGGCTGAGGTTCAGAGGAGGCTTCAACCATGGAAGAAGCAGATCACTGTCCGAGGTGTCATTGTCAGTGTATTCATAGGGAGCATCTACAGCATCATAACTATGAAGCTAGCCCTCACGGCAGGGATCAATCCACACCTCAATGTCTCTGCTGCTCTTCTTGCATTCATCATTGTTCGTACATGGACAAAGCTGGTTCGAAAGGTTGGACTAGTTTCAGTTCCGTTCACCCCGCAGGAGAACACTATGATACAAACTTGTGCAGTTGCGTGTTACAGCATTGCACTGGGAG GCGGATTTAGTTCTTATATGTTAGCTCTAAGTAAGAAGACGTATGAACAGACAGGAGTAACCACTGAGGGAAATCCTCCAGGCAGCTACAAGGAACCTGGGGTTGGTTGGATGACCGGCTACCTATTTGCAGTTTGTTTCATTGGTCTTTTCGTGTTGATTCCACTCCGAAAG ATCTTGATAATAGACTACAAATTGACCTTTCCAAGTGGCACGGCAACTGCTATTCTGATCAATGGATTTCATTCCATGGATGACAAAATGGCTAA AAAGCAAGTACGAGGTTTCACGAAGATGTTCTCTTTGAGTTTCTTATGGGGATTTTTTCAGTGGTTTTATTCTGGACAAGGACTAGGAGAATGCGGATTCTCAAAGTTTCCTACATTTGGATTGCAAGCTCAGAGGCAAAC attctactttgattttagctttactTATGTGGGAACTGGAATGATCTGTCCCCACGTTGTGAACCTGTCTATGCTTCTTGGCTCAGTGCTCTCATGGGGCATAATGTGGCCACTCATCAAAAAGCAAAAGGGACATTGGTTCCCAGAAGAAATACCAGAAGTCAGTATGAGAAGTCTTAATGGTTATAAg GTGTTCATTCCCATTGCTCTCCTTTTAGGTGATGGGCTATACAATTTCATCAAGATAACTTGTATCACGGTTTCTAGCATGTATGTCAAGTTCAAAGGGAGAAAAATCAGCTCAG AGGAAAGTAACAATAACGATGCCATTGATAATCGGACACGAGATGAGGTCTTCATCAGAGAAAACATTCCAATGTGGATAGCAGCATGTGGGTATATATCCCTGGCAGTCGTTTCAGCAATCACTATTCCCTTAATCTTTCCTGCGCTCAAGTGGTACTATGTTGTCGTAGCATATATATGTGCTCCAGCTTTAGCTTTCTGCAATGCTTATGGAGCTGGTTTGACGGATTTGAACATGGGCTACAATTATGGTAAAGTAGGGCTTTTTCTCATTGCTGCATTGGTTGGAAAAGAACACGGTGTTGTGGCAGGATTAGCTGGGGCAGGTCTCATGAAGTCAGTCATTTCTGTTTCTTGTGTTCTGATGCAAGATTTTAAAACAGGACATCTAACCTCTACGTCCCCTAGAGCAATGTTTCTGAGCCAGGCCATTGGTACAGCTACAGGTTGCGTGGTTGCACCGCTCATCTTCTTCCTGTTCTACAAGGCATTCGACGTTGGAAACCCCAACGGCGAGTTTAAGGCCCCCTATGGTATCATTTACAGAAACATGGCCATTCTTGGAGTTGAAGGTTTTTCAGCATTACCACGATATTGCCTGGATCTCTGTTATGGCTTCTTTGCCTTGGCGGTTGGCATCAATATAGTGAAAGATCTTTCTCCGGCGAGGATCGGAAAATGGATGCCAGTGCCAATGGCTGTGGCACTGCCCTTCTTAGTTGGGGCATACGTCGCAATTGACATGTGCATTGGAAGTTTGGTTGTGTTCGTGTGGCACAAGCTTAACTCCAAGAAAGCAGAGCTGATGGTTCCAGCAGTTGCTTCTGGACTGATATGTGGTGAAGGCCTTTGGGTACTGCCGGCATCAATTCTTGCTTTGGCCAAAGTCAAACCACCAATTTGCATGAAATTCTTGGCTTCTTAG
- the LOC113730932 gene encoding caffeoylshikimate esterase, whose protein sequence is MGEDHHEALKTEPYYWGTTPEDEYFDLHGIKSTKSFYTSPRGVTLFTKSWLPPNNHPRGVIFMVHGYGNDISWTFQATTIFLAQNGYACFAVDLEGHGKSQGLKAYVPNVDLVVDDCLSLFNFILSQNPTFQNLPKFLYGESMGGAICLLIHFKIPTLFNGSILIAPMCKISEKVRPRWPIPEILTIVARFAPTLPIVPTADLIEKSVKVPEKKITAVSNPSRYNGKPRLGTVLELLRVTAYINGRLSDVNLPFLVLHGSADVVTDPQVSMELYELANSKDKTIKIYDGMLHSLLYGEPDENIEIVRGDILKWLNNRS, encoded by the coding sequence ATGGGAGAAGATCACCACGAAGCCCTCAAAACAGAACCCTATTACTGGGGAACCACTCCGGAGGACGAGTACTTCGACCTCCATGGcatcaaatcaaccaaatcTTTTTACACTTCGCCCAGAGGCGTCACCCTCTTCACCAAATCATGGCTACCTCCTAACAACCATCCACGTGGCGTCATCTTTATGGTCCATGGCTATGGTAATGATATCAGCTGGACTTTTCAGGCAACCACAATCTTCCTTGCCCAAAATGGTTATGCCTGTTTCGCCGTAGACCTTGAAGGCCATGGCAAATCTCAGGGCCTCAAGGCCTATGTCCCAAATGTTGACCTTGTTGTCGATGATTGCCTCTCACTCTTCAACTTCATATTGTCCCAAAATCCCACCTTTCAAAACCTCCCCAAATTCTTGTATGGTGAGTCAATGGGCGGAGCAATTTGTTTGTTGATTCATTTCAAGATCCCAACTTTGTTCAACGGTTCAATCTTGATTGCACCCATGTGCAAGATTTCTGAAAAAGTTAGGCCTAGATGGCCTATTCCTGAAATCTTGACAATTGTGGCAAGATTTGCACCAACTTTACCTATTGTACCGACAGCTGATTTAATAGAGAAGTCTGTCAAAGTCCCAGAAAAGAAAATTACTGCAGTATCAAATCCATCAAGATACAATGGGAAACCAAGATTAGGGACTGTTCTTGAGCTTTTGAGGGTTACAGCTTACATTAATGGTAGATTATCTGATGttaatcttccatttcttgtgtTGCATGGCAGTGCTGATGTTGTTACTGATCCACAAGTGAGTATGGAATTGTATGAATTGGCTAACAGCAAGGACAAGACTATCAAGATCTATGACGGGATGCTGCATTCCTTGTTGTATGGGGAACCTGATGAGAATATTGAAATTGTAAGAGGAGATATCTTAAAATGGTTGAACAATAGATCATAG
- the LOC113728553 gene encoding serine carboxypeptidase-like 31: MDPIFKIMVFFYLILVNLLVLNARHWSIDKKPNLRETEDLVANLPGQPMVNFRHYAGYVTVNEQNGRALFYWFYEASALPDEKPLVLWLNGGPGCSSVGYGATQEIGPFLVDTDGHALKFNPYSWNTEANLLFLESPVGVGFSYSNTSTDYDNIGDDFTAQDAYIFLHKWFLKFPSYRKRTFYIAGESYAGKYVPELAELIHDENKNSSLFIDLGGILLGNPETCDAEDWKGLVDYAWSHAVISDETHKIIKESCDFYSNDTWSNEACSQAVDEVLKQYKEIDIYSLYTSICIGNSTNSEDKSMQVMFRSTSKLMPRIIGGYDPCLDDYARYYYNRAEVQKALHVSDGQRLRGWSICNMTIFNSWSDSKESMLPIYKKLIASGLRIWVYSGDTDGRVPVLSTRYSLSSIGLRITRAWRPWYHQKQVGGWLQEYEGVTFATFRGAGHAVPIFKPSESLAFFSAFLSGEYPPLQR; the protein is encoded by the exons ATGGATCCCATATTCAAGATAATGGTTTTCTTCTATTTGATTCTTGTTAACTTGCTGGTCTTGAATGCTAGGCATTGGTCCATTGATAAAAAACCTAACTTACGGGAAACAGAAGATCTAGTTGCTAATTTGCCGGGTCAACCTATGGTGAACTTTCGGCACTATGCCGGATATGTCACCGTGAATGAACAAAACGGAAGAGCACTTTTCTACTGGTTTTATGAAGCCTCTGCTCTCCCTGATGAGAAACCTTTAGTCCTCTGGCTTAATGGAG GTCCTGGATGTTCTTCTGTTGGATATGGagcaacacaagagattggACCTTTCCTTGTGGACACAGATGGACATGCCTTAAAATTTAATCCTTATTCATGGAACACAG AAGCAAACTTGTTGTTCCTGGAATCTCCTGTTGGTGTTGGCTTTTCATACTCAAATACAAGTACCGATTATGATAACATAGGAGATGACTTTACAG CACAAGATGCTTATATTTTCCTGCACAAGTGGTTCCTCAAGTTCCCATCATATAGAAAGCGAACCTTCTATATAGCTGGGGAGAGTTATGCAG GCAAATACGTACCTGAGCTGGCCGAACTTATCCATGACGAGAATAAAAATTCTTCACTTTTCATTGATCTTGGTGGCATACTG CTAGGTAATCCTGAAACATGTGATGCTGAAGACTGGAAAGGTCTTGTGGATTATGCTTGGAGCCATGCTGTGATTTCAGATGAAACCCACAAAATTATCAAGGAATCTTGTGATTTTTATAGCAATGACACATGGAGCAATGAAGCTTGTAGTCAGGCCGTGGATGAAGTTCTTAAACAGTACAAGGAGATAGATATCTATAGTCTATATACATCAATCTGTATTGGCAATTCAACAAATTCCGAAGACAAATCAATGCAAGTCATGTTCAGGAGCACTTCTAAATTG ATGCCAAGGATCATAGGCGGCTATGATCCATGCCTTGACGACTATGCAAGATACTATTACAACAGAGCTGAGGTGCAGAAAGCCCTCCATGTTAGTGACGGTCAGCGCCTTAGAGGCTGGAGCATTTGCAA CATGACTATCTTTAATAGCTGGTCAGATTCAAAGGAATCTATGCTCCCTATATACAAGAAACTCATTGCTTCAGGACTTAGAATTTGGGTGTATAG TGGAGACACTGATGGAAGAGTTCCCGTCTTGTCCACAAGATACAGCTTAAGTTCCATCGGTCTTCGCATTACACGAGCGTGGAGGCCCTGGTACCATCAGAAACAG GTTGGTGGCTGGCTTCAGGAGTACGAGGGGGTTACTTTTGCTACATTTAGAGGAGCCGGTCATGCTGTGCCCATTTTCAAACCAAGCGAATCACTTGCATTCTTCTCAGCATTTCTATCTGGGGAGTATCCACCTCTCCAACGTTAG